A window of Castanea sativa cultivar Marrone di Chiusa Pesio chromosome 1, ASM4071231v1 contains these coding sequences:
- the LOC142622129 gene encoding uncharacterized protein LOC142622129 yields the protein MIHKRPLVGEDSYVVASKQPRQLEHSSQCACTINIVPSNNAPEKPQTSGEDDFIKCQDEGGLVNDAITEVSNETTVLENGASGSISQFLWVNGSIIGADVMSEAAAHLSFFPEFFEDEHQLKSLYQSDEIYSSLFNCPTQKLVSVGPEHQAFVPEWGLQGLKNSSDHLDNSDPLLGLVHKSGGGLLIDNASEEILMGTRVIPMPDLEASANSCYRNRGTRSDCSCLDEGSVRCVRQHVMEAREKIRENLGQEIFEELGFCEMGEEVAKKWTEEEEQAFQEVVLSNPASLGKNFWDYLLAVFPFRTKNDIVSYYFNVFMLRKRAEQNRLDPLNVDSDNDEWQKSELGLADEDEDSVVESPLDQDATANHQEDHVEDCLDDIEVEEEIDACNNGANIIIHRVGTDEDDGGDIDDISGTHVSTFYGDCHVDIGLELCGKIHGSNGEDYDIQDDSCTSYECQRDRVDSCGTLDGETDARESGGEMKHSMIHLVECQEV from the exons ATGATACACAAACGGCCCCTTGTTGGTGAGGATTCTTATGTAGTTGCTTCCAAGCAACCAAGACAACTGGAACATTCTAGTCAGTGTGCTTGTACTATTAACATTGTCCCTTCCAACAATGCTCCTGAGAAGCCCCAAACTTCAG GCGAGGACGATTTTATTAAATGTCAAGATGAAGGAGGGCTTGTAAATGACGCAATCACTGAAGTCTCAAATGAGACCACGGTATTAGAAAACGGTGCTTCTGGCAGCATTTCCCAATTTTTGTGGGTAAATGGAAGTATCATAGGAGCTGATGTTATGTCAGAGGCAGCAGctcatttatcattttttccagaattttttgAAGATGAACACCAACTAAAATCTTTATATCAGTCTGATGAGATCTATTCATCCCTCTTCAATTGTCCTACGCAAAAGCTCGTTTCTGTTGGACCAGAGCATCAGGCTTTCGTTCCAGAATGGGGCCTACAGGGTCTTAAGAACTCTTCAGACCATCTGGATAACTCGGATCCTCTGCTTGGTCTTGTACACAAATCAGGTGGAGGCCTCCTGATTGATAATGCTAGTGAGGAGATACTGATGGGTACTCGTGTCATTCCAATGCCTGACCTTGAAGCATCTGCAAATTCTTGCTACAGAAACAGGGGAACCAGAAGTGACTGTAGTTGCCTTGATGAGGGTTCCGTCAGATGTGTGAGACAACATGTAATGGAagcaagagagaaaataagggaaaatCTTGGGCAGGAAATATTTGAAGAGCTGGGTTTCTGTGAGATGGGAGAAGAGGTTGCAAAGAAATGGACTGAAGAGGAAGAACAAGCCTTCCAAGAGGTTGTTCTTTCTAACCCTGCATCATTGGGGAAGAACTTTTGGGACTATCTCTTGGCAGTTTTCCCTTTTCGAACAAAGAACGACATTGTGAGTTATTATTTCAATGTCTTTATGCTTCGGAAACGCGCTGAGCAGAATAGACTTGATCCACTAAACGTTGATAGTGACAATGATGAGTGGCAAAAAAGTGAACTTGGACTGGCGGATGAAGATGAAGACTCTGTGGTAGAGTCTCCACTTGATCAAGATGCCACTGCAAATCATCAGGAAGATCATGTAGAGGATTGCCTTGATGATATTGAGGTTGAAGAGGAGATAGATGCTTGTAACAATGGTGCTAACATCATTATTCATAGGGTTGGAACAGATGAAGATGATGGGGGAGATATAGATGATATTTCAGGAACACATGTTAGTACTTTCTATGGTGATTGTCATGTTGATATTGGTTTAGAGCTCTGTGGTAAAATTCACGGCAGTAATGGTGAGGATTATGATATTCAAGATGACTCCTGCACATCATATGAGTGTCAGCGTGACAGGGTTGATAGCTGTGGTACACTTGATGGGGAGACTGATGCAAGAGAGTCTGGTGGAGAAATGAAACACTCAATGATACATCTTGTTGAATGTCAAGAAGTTTAA